Proteins encoded in a region of the Kwoniella botswanensis chromosome 2, complete sequence genome:
- a CDS encoding cyanate hydratase — MHNLPSHCHPLLIAKTLSNLTFAEIATQIDKPEVWTASLFYGQAVTDEETAENLYKVLGENSFIAEYNHNYLKSPGAKLTKEKFINGLIGRSESSLGVKGLVDREKGMEMPPKDPVLYRLYEVLLVYGYSYKAIIQEKFGDGIMSAIDFRTSVERKPDPKGDRVVITMDGKFLSYSSPEAWKG; from the exons ATGCACAACCTCCCTTCTCACTGCCACCCTCTCCTCATCGCCAAGACCCTCTCCAACCTAACCTTCGCGGAGATAGCCACCCAGATCGACAAACCGGAAGTATGGACTGCATCCCTGTTCTATGGGCAAGCAGTAACTGATGAAGAAACAGCAGAAAACCTTTACAAGGTTCTAGGGGAGAACTCATTCATCGCTGAATACAACCATAATTACCTTAAGTCACCGGGAGCGAAACTGACCAAGGAGAAATTCATCAATGGGTTGATTGGAAGATCTGAGAGCTCTTTGGGTGTTAAGGGGTTGGTAGACagagagaaaggaatggAGATGCCTCCTAAG GACCCGGTTTTGTATAGATTGTACGAAGTTTTGCTAGTTTATGGATACTCTTACAAGGCCATCATccaagagaag TTCGGTGACGGTATCATGTCAGCAatcg ATTTCAGAACTTCCGTAGAAAGGAAGCCAGATCCGAAAGGTGATAGAGTAGTAATCACCATGGATGGAAAA TTCTTATCTTACTCTTCGCCTGAAGCTTGGAAAGGATAA